A genomic window from Sporosarcina sp. Marseille-Q4063 includes:
- a CDS encoding MoxR family ATPase, which yields MNQLIENERTKRLQHNYSDETALLIQEGGYISPDNHLWEDILVSVVLNKPVLLKGPSGSGKTRLAQSISSYFGQPMHSINCSVDLDSESLLGFKTIIQKDGQTFIDFVEGPVVQAMKKGHILYIDEINMARPETLPILHSVLDHRRMLTNPFTGEVIYAHEDFTIISAINEGYVGTSPMNEALKNRFVSFTVPYLSGEALKDLIEAEYPNASQSLVDTILNIGNDLRKQVMNGLLSDEAASIRSLLDAISLSEHIPVKRAIRYAIAEKLDDQVERKLVMELVDTWVK from the coding sequence ATGAATCAACTTATTGAAAACGAACGAACAAAACGATTACAACATAATTATTCAGATGAAACAGCTTTGTTAATACAAGAAGGTGGTTATATTTCGCCTGATAATCACTTGTGGGAAGACATACTTGTCAGTGTAGTCTTAAACAAACCAGTGTTGCTTAAAGGTCCATCAGGGTCCGGAAAAACTAGATTAGCTCAATCAATATCAAGTTACTTTGGTCAACCGATGCATAGTATCAATTGTTCTGTAGACTTAGATTCTGAATCACTTCTTGGTTTTAAGACGATTATTCAAAAAGACGGACAAACATTTATAGATTTCGTAGAAGGTCCAGTTGTACAAGCAATGAAAAAAGGACATATTTTATATATTGATGAAATTAATATGGCCAGACCCGAAACATTGCCTATTTTACATAGTGTATTAGACCATCGTCGAATGCTAACAAATCCTTTTACCGGGGAAGTCATCTATGCGCATGAGGATTTCACAATAATTTCTGCTATTAACGAAGGATACGTTGGAACATCGCCTATGAATGAAGCTTTGAAAAATCGATTTGTTTCATTCACGGTTCCGTATTTGTCAGGTGAAGCTCTAAAGGATTTGATTGAAGCTGAATATCCTAATGCATCTCAAAGTTTAGTTGATACGATATTAAACATTGGAAATGATTTAAGGAAACAAGTCATGAATGGGTTATTATCTGATGAAGCCGCATCAATCCGAAGCTTATTGGATGCGATTAGCTTATCCGAACATATCCCGGTTAAACGAGCTATTCGTTATGCTATCGCGGAAAAACTAGATGACCAAGTTGAACGGAAACTAGTCATGGAACTTGTCGACACTTGGGTAAAATGA
- a CDS encoding DUF6501 family protein translates to MNFKTWKTAPATRTVVCKNADAEKYVVNNVLTPGKEYEVKNETEEFIFIVDNTGKVGGYYKAYFE, encoded by the coding sequence GTGAATTTCAAAACTTGGAAAACAGCACCTGCAACTCGTACTGTCGTATGCAAGAATGCAGATGCTGAAAAATATGTAGTGAATAATGTTCTAACACCTGGTAAAGAGTATGAAGTGAAAAATGAAACAGAAGAATTCATTTTCATCGTGGATAATACAGGGAAAGTTGGAGGCTATTACAAAGCTTATTTTGAGTGA
- the odhB gene encoding 2-oxoglutarate dehydrogenase complex dihydrolipoyllysine-residue succinyltransferase codes for MAEIIVPELAESITEGTISRWIKQPGENVERGEFIVELETDKVNVEIISEEAGIVQEHLAAEGDTVEVGQVIAIVGEGSGAPAAPAPKAEATPAGKVEEAPAVEEASGVEDRTLASPAARKLAREKGIDLAAISPVDPMGRIKVQDVEAHGSAPKAQPAAAPAAKVEAADDGRITREKMTRRRQTIAKRLLEVRQSTAMLTTFNEIDMTKVMELRSRKKDEFFDQYDQRLGFMSFFTKAVVAALKKYPYVNSEIDGDEILLKNFYDIGIAVSTEGGLVVPNVVDADRKNFAEIEGSIRELALKARDNKLTIADMTGGSFTITNGGVFGSLMSTPILNGTQVGILGMHSIVRRPVAIGDNIEIRPMMYVALSYDHRVIDGKDSVGFLKMVKELIENPEDLLLGS; via the coding sequence GTGGCAGAAATTATTGTACCAGAACTTGCAGAATCGATTACAGAGGGAACGATATCACGATGGATTAAACAACCTGGTGAAAATGTAGAGCGCGGAGAATTTATCGTTGAGTTAGAAACTGATAAAGTAAACGTTGAAATCATTTCAGAAGAAGCAGGAATAGTCCAAGAACATCTTGCAGCTGAAGGTGACACTGTTGAAGTAGGTCAAGTCATTGCAATCGTCGGAGAAGGTTCGGGAGCTCCTGCTGCACCTGCTCCTAAAGCAGAAGCAACACCTGCAGGAAAAGTAGAAGAAGCACCTGCAGTTGAAGAAGCATCTGGAGTAGAAGACCGTACACTTGCAAGCCCAGCGGCACGCAAGCTAGCAAGAGAAAAGGGAATCGACCTTGCTGCAATTAGTCCAGTAGATCCAATGGGACGCATCAAAGTACAAGATGTCGAAGCACACGGGTCTGCGCCAAAAGCACAACCAGCTGCAGCACCTGCTGCAAAAGTTGAAGCGGCGGATGATGGTCGCATTACACGCGAGAAAATGACTCGTCGTCGTCAAACGATTGCAAAACGCCTATTAGAAGTTAGACAATCAACTGCAATGCTTACTACTTTCAATGAAATTGACATGACTAAAGTTATGGAACTTCGTTCACGTAAAAAAGACGAGTTTTTCGATCAATATGATCAGCGTCTTGGTTTCATGTCATTCTTCACAAAAGCGGTAGTAGCTGCACTTAAAAAATATCCTTACGTCAACTCGGAAATTGACGGTGACGAAATCCTTCTGAAAAACTTCTACGATATCGGTATTGCTGTTTCCACTGAAGGTGGACTCGTTGTACCGAACGTAGTTGATGCAGATCGTAAAAACTTTGCTGAAATTGAAGGGTCTATTCGTGAGCTAGCATTGAAAGCGCGTGATAATAAGCTTACAATTGCGGATATGACTGGCGGATCGTTTACGATTACGAACGGTGGCGTATTCGGTTCATTAATGTCAACGCCAATTTTAAATGGTACGCAAGTGGGTATACTCGGTATGCACTCAATCGTTCGACGTCCTGTAGCCATTGGTGATAATATCGAAATTCGTCCAATGATGTACGTTGCACTTTCTTATGACCACCGCGTTATTGATGGTAAAGATTCTGTTGGATTTTTGAAAATGGTTAAAGAGCTTATTGAAAATCCGGAAGATTTACTGCTAGGTTCTTAA
- a CDS encoding 2-oxoglutarate dehydrogenase E1 component — translation MSKNSDAHRSPYDAFTGPNLGYVMEMYDLFKSSPELVEPELAEMFSRFGSPVQRDGEHVTAADAVPASNIGKVIAAFKLQDAIRTYGHLAADIYPLKDRPTDSTRIELSYYNLTESDLEEMPASLFLNNVPSTVENGLDAINYLKSLYTGKIAFEFDHVIDEQEREWIQSNIESGNVSANLSNEEKKELLERLTKIEGFEKYIHRTFVGAKRFSIEGLDTLVVLFDELVRRSEENKTDKMLIGMAHRGRLNVLTHVLNNPYEMFFALFAGVSDEPFIPKDGTLETSRGWYGDVVYHLGATYTGKSGMKRFLAYNPSHLEVVNSVVTGQTRAAQEQKNNIGLPEQDTNSAYAVLVHGDAAFPGQGVVPETFNYSRVRGFRTGGSVHVIANNMIGFTTEHYDSRSTHYSSDPAKGFEVPVIHVNADCPESVIAVASFAFEYRQKFGKDIVIDLLGYRRYGHNEMDEPLVTNPVMYHSVHQHKTVREIYGTTLASENIVTKEEVDKLDADVFKIMQKAHDVVRDHQASKDKKQGPLEIPEEVLAGYPRDLETGVEEGRLRTLNEELLAFPQDFDVFGRLVRILKRREEPFKGKNKIDWAHAETLAFGSILQDGNPIRLSGQDVQRGTFAQRHLVLHDEKTGKELVPLHHISGSNASFTVNNSPLTEAAIVGYEFGYNLENQKALAIWEAQYGDFANMAQVMFDQFVSASRSKWGQKSGLVLLLPHAHEGQGPEHTSARLERFLQLSAENNWTVANLSSSANYFHILRRQAKMLGEASMRPLVIVSPKSLLRHPLVGADVTDLTEGSFQTVLEQPGTGTKKTKVERILFASGKMAIDLAEQVKDGEGFDHLHIVRVEQLYPFPSEKISEIVARYPKVKELVWVQEEPKNMGSWSYASPYVGEIAGNKKVSYVGRIHRSSPSEGDGASHSIEQKRIIAEALKA, via the coding sequence ATGTCGAAAAATTCAGATGCCCATCGATCCCCTTACGATGCTTTTACGGGACCGAACCTTGGGTATGTAATGGAAATGTATGATTTGTTCAAGTCGTCCCCGGAATTGGTCGAACCTGAACTTGCAGAAATGTTTAGCCGTTTTGGTTCGCCAGTCCAAAGAGACGGGGAACACGTTACAGCGGCTGATGCTGTACCAGCAAGTAATATTGGTAAAGTGATTGCAGCTTTCAAATTGCAGGACGCAATCCGTACATACGGACATCTTGCAGCCGATATCTATCCGCTAAAGGATCGTCCAACTGATTCAACTCGTATTGAGCTTTCGTATTATAATTTAACTGAAAGCGATTTAGAAGAAATGCCTGCATCCCTATTTTTAAATAATGTGCCGAGCACTGTTGAAAATGGACTTGATGCAATCAACTACTTAAAATCTCTATACACTGGAAAAATTGCTTTTGAATTTGATCATGTAATCGATGAACAAGAACGTGAATGGATACAATCAAATATTGAAAGCGGTAACGTATCTGCAAATCTATCAAATGAAGAGAAAAAAGAATTACTTGAAAGACTTACAAAAATTGAAGGATTCGAAAAGTATATTCACCGTACGTTTGTCGGAGCTAAGCGCTTTTCAATCGAAGGCCTGGATACACTTGTCGTTCTTTTCGATGAACTTGTTCGCCGTTCTGAAGAAAACAAAACTGACAAAATGCTTATCGGAATGGCACACCGGGGCCGTTTAAACGTTCTTACACATGTATTAAATAATCCGTATGAAATGTTTTTCGCATTATTTGCGGGCGTTTCAGATGAACCATTCATACCGAAAGATGGCACTTTGGAAACTTCACGTGGATGGTACGGAGATGTCGTTTATCACTTAGGTGCAACGTATACTGGAAAATCCGGAATGAAGCGCTTTTTGGCATATAACCCATCGCATTTAGAAGTAGTCAATTCAGTTGTCACTGGGCAAACAAGAGCTGCTCAAGAACAAAAAAATAATATCGGTTTACCAGAACAAGACACGAACTCTGCATATGCAGTACTTGTGCACGGAGATGCAGCATTCCCAGGTCAAGGTGTCGTTCCTGAGACATTTAACTACAGCCGGGTACGTGGATTCCGAACGGGCGGATCAGTGCATGTTATTGCAAATAACATGATTGGATTTACGACTGAGCATTATGATTCCAGGTCCACACATTACTCATCAGATCCAGCAAAAGGATTTGAAGTTCCAGTTATACATGTTAATGCCGACTGCCCTGAATCTGTAATAGCCGTCGCATCATTCGCATTTGAATATAGACAAAAGTTCGGAAAAGATATCGTTATTGATTTACTTGGATATCGTCGCTATGGACATAACGAGATGGATGAACCGCTTGTAACAAACCCAGTTATGTATCATTCCGTTCATCAACATAAGACTGTTCGGGAGATATACGGCACAACACTTGCTTCTGAAAACATCGTTACCAAAGAAGAAGTTGATAAACTAGACGCCGATGTATTTAAAATCATGCAGAAAGCGCACGATGTTGTCAGGGATCATCAGGCTTCAAAAGATAAAAAACAAGGTCCACTGGAAATTCCAGAAGAAGTACTTGCTGGGTATCCTAGAGATTTGGAAACTGGCGTTGAAGAAGGTAGACTTCGAACGTTAAATGAAGAACTTTTAGCATTCCCACAGGATTTTGATGTTTTTGGCAGACTCGTCCGTATATTAAAAAGACGTGAAGAACCATTTAAAGGGAAAAACAAAATTGATTGGGCGCATGCCGAAACCCTTGCTTTTGGTTCAATATTACAAGATGGCAACCCAATTAGACTATCGGGCCAAGACGTTCAACGCGGTACGTTTGCTCAGCGTCACTTGGTATTACACGATGAAAAAACTGGTAAGGAATTAGTTCCTTTACATCATATTTCGGGTTCTAATGCATCATTCACAGTAAATAATAGTCCACTTACGGAAGCTGCAATTGTTGGATATGAATTTGGTTATAACTTGGAAAACCAGAAGGCTCTTGCAATTTGGGAAGCGCAATATGGCGACTTTGCAAATATGGCCCAAGTCATGTTCGACCAATTCGTCTCTGCAAGCAGATCGAAATGGGGTCAAAAATCGGGTCTGGTATTACTGTTACCACATGCACATGAAGGACAGGGACCTGAGCATACAAGTGCACGACTTGAAAGATTCTTACAATTATCTGCTGAAAATAACTGGACGGTTGCAAACTTATCAAGTTCCGCAAACTACTTCCATATTTTACGCAGGCAAGCGAAAATGCTTGGAGAAGCATCTATGCGTCCTCTAGTTATTGTTTCGCCAAAGTCATTACTTCGCCATCCTTTAGTCGGAGCGGATGTAACTGACTTAACTGAAGGAAGTTTCCAAACTGTTCTTGAACAACCCGGAACAGGAACAAAGAAAACAAAAGTTGAACGTATTTTATTTGCTAGCGGTAAAATGGCGATTGACTTGGCTGAACAAGTAAAAGACGGGGAAGGTTTCGATCACTTGCATATTGTTCGCGTCGAACAATTATATCCATTCCCATCTGAGAAAATCAGTGAAATCGTTGCTCGTTATCCAAAAGTAAAAGAACTTGTCTGGGTTCAAGAAGAACCGAAAAATATGGGGTCATGGTCCTATGCATCTCCATATGTGGGGGAAATCGCGGGCAATAAGAAAGTTTCATATGTTGGTCGAATTCACCGTTCTAGTCCATCCGAAGGTGACGGAGCGTCCCATTCTATTGAACAAAAACGTATTATTGCTGAAGCATTAAAAGCTTAA
- a CDS encoding undecaprenyldiphospho-muramoylpentapeptide beta-N-acetylglucosaminyltransferase, translating into MKRPIILLTGGGTAGHVSVNEALIPVFHERGYEIHYIGSHDGIEKELIGDNQPDVTYHAIQSGKLRRYFSMKNFTDPFRVGAGFFQALSIIRKLRPEIIFSKGGFVSVPVVLAARVAKVPVVIHESDVTPGLANKMSLPFSNHIFTVFEQTLEYVPTGKATCTGAIIRPELFQGVKEEGLRIAGVDGEKPVIIVMGGSQGSAVLNEAIRKDLKSITTTFDIIHLCGKGNLDKSFEKFPGYKQFEYVTDDLPHLLAASDFAVSRAGSNAIFEMLALRIPMLLIPLSAAQSRGDQLLNAAFFKSIGTARVLEEEEISLRPFSEELIDFNKEKDYLIGNMLKTEMPKTPEEMVALIMAQRS; encoded by the coding sequence ATGAAACGGCCGATTATTTTACTAACGGGCGGTGGCACCGCTGGGCATGTTTCTGTGAATGAAGCGTTGATTCCCGTGTTTCATGAGCGCGGGTATGAAATTCATTATATCGGTTCCCACGACGGAATCGAAAAAGAACTCATTGGAGACAATCAGCCCGACGTTACTTATCATGCAATTCAAAGCGGAAAGTTAAGACGTTATTTTTCAATGAAAAACTTCACGGATCCTTTCCGAGTAGGAGCTGGATTCTTTCAAGCACTTTCGATTATTCGCAAGCTTAGACCTGAAATTATTTTTTCTAAGGGCGGATTTGTTTCCGTACCCGTCGTTTTAGCGGCAAGAGTAGCTAAAGTGCCTGTAGTTATACATGAATCCGATGTCACGCCGGGGCTGGCCAATAAAATGTCATTGCCATTTTCAAATCATATTTTCACGGTATTTGAACAAACACTGGAATATGTTCCAACAGGAAAAGCAACTTGTACTGGAGCAATTATACGACCTGAACTATTCCAGGGCGTAAAAGAAGAGGGTTTACGAATCGCGGGAGTGGACGGGGAAAAACCTGTAATCATCGTAATGGGCGGTAGTCAAGGTTCGGCGGTATTAAACGAAGCCATTCGAAAAGACCTGAAATCGATTACGACTACTTTTGATATTATCCATCTATGCGGTAAAGGAAATCTTGATAAATCTTTCGAGAAATTCCCGGGGTATAAACAATTTGAATATGTAACTGACGATTTGCCGCATTTGTTGGCGGCGTCAGATTTTGCAGTATCGCGAGCGGGTTCCAATGCGATATTCGAAATGCTCGCACTGCGAATTCCAATGCTCTTAATACCGCTTTCTGCTGCCCAAAGCAGGGGAGACCAACTGTTGAACGCTGCATTTTTCAAATCGATTGGAACTGCTCGTGTCTTGGAGGAGGAAGAAATTTCACTACGTCCATTTTCGGAAGAGCTAATTGATTTTAATAAAGAGAAAGACTATTTAATTGGTAATATGCTAAAAACTGAAATGCCAAAAACCCCAGAAGAGATGGTTGCTTTAATTATGGCGCAAAGAAGTTAG
- a CDS encoding MATE family efflux transporter, whose protein sequence is MNNALTLRNKPWKMAKIIMPILITQVAMYMITFFDILMTGRYDTYHLAGVTIGSSFWVPVYTGLAGILMALTPIIAQLVGARQKEDVRPTVQQGLYVSVALSAIVFLVILFAVAPILEAMPLEEQVRTVASDYLKGMSFGLLPLFAYTVMRSFFDALGATRVSMSVILLSAPINVLLNYLLIYGHWGFPELGGAGAGYASAITYWLVFFIACAIAWGWGPFVDYKLFVQWGKISFAKWKEILFIGVPIGISIFVEISIFSAVTLLMANYSTAVISAHQIALNFTSLLYMIPLSISIGTTILVGQEVGAGRMRDAKHYSYLSVGLAILFSFISITILLLFREQIASIYTNDINIVKLSVHFFIYAAIFQLSDAIQAPVQGALRGYKDVNVTFIMAIVSYWVIGLPVGYVMATYTELGPYGYWIGLITGLTVGAITLAIRLRFIQNKKFA, encoded by the coding sequence ATGAACAATGCTTTAACTTTAAGAAATAAGCCATGGAAGATGGCGAAAATTATCATGCCGATTCTAATTACACAGGTCGCCATGTATATGATTACGTTCTTCGATATACTTATGACTGGACGATATGATACATACCATCTTGCGGGCGTAACAATTGGTTCTTCCTTTTGGGTGCCGGTTTATACGGGGCTAGCTGGTATTTTGATGGCGCTAACGCCGATTATTGCCCAGCTTGTCGGAGCCCGTCAAAAAGAAGACGTACGACCAACCGTCCAACAAGGACTATACGTGTCAGTAGCGCTTTCTGCAATTGTTTTTTTAGTTATACTATTCGCAGTTGCACCAATTTTAGAGGCGATGCCGCTTGAAGAACAAGTCCGTACAGTAGCATCTGATTATTTAAAAGGAATGAGCTTCGGGTTACTTCCTTTATTCGCTTACACAGTCATGCGTTCTTTCTTTGATGCATTGGGAGCAACTCGTGTGTCAATGTCGGTTATTCTGTTATCCGCCCCGATTAATGTTTTATTAAACTATTTATTGATCTACGGGCATTGGGGTTTTCCTGAACTGGGTGGTGCGGGAGCCGGTTATGCTTCTGCCATAACTTATTGGCTTGTGTTCTTCATTGCGTGTGCGATTGCATGGGGATGGGGACCGTTCGTTGACTATAAGCTATTCGTTCAATGGGGAAAAATCTCTTTTGCCAAATGGAAGGAAATTCTATTTATCGGCGTGCCAATCGGGATTTCCATTTTCGTTGAAATCAGTATTTTCTCCGCAGTTACATTGTTAATGGCGAATTATTCTACAGCCGTCATTTCAGCACACCAAATTGCGCTTAATTTCACTTCGCTTTTGTATATGATTCCGTTGAGCATTTCAATCGGAACGACTATTTTAGTCGGACAAGAAGTTGGCGCCGGACGGATGCGGGACGCGAAACACTACAGTTATCTCAGTGTCGGACTTGCTATTTTATTTAGTTTTATATCAATTACAATATTACTGTTATTCAGGGAGCAGATTGCTTCAATTTACACAAACGATATTAATATCGTAAAATTGTCGGTGCATTTCTTTATATACGCTGCGATTTTCCAACTTTCCGATGCGATTCAAGCACCGGTCCAAGGAGCGCTCAGAGGATACAAAGATGTGAACGTTACATTCATAATGGCAATCGTTTCATATTGGGTTATAGGTTTACCAGTCGGCTATGTGATGGCAACTTATACGGAGCTTGGACCATATGGATATTGGATTGGTCTCATTACTGGCTTAACTGTAGGGGCAATAACACTCGCGATCAGATTGCGTTTTATTCAAAACAAGAAATTTGCTTAA
- a CDS encoding Ger(x)C family spore germination protein produces MRKIIVVVLVSLLLSGCWDEVLYQDLTMVPLAGIEGETGKITVHFSFPSAEQEKIIYSTTEGHGVSLREARNNAFMHTDEMLDIAQLEVFLISAETAKEDLYNYIDVFYRTPRHQLSGRMAVVEGEMKELFDKAETLPINAPDYYKGIIETAIKFSYIPDFDLQSIGNTMFDKSIDFALPSIRISEHTKLPEVSGVALFSDRQFSGHYLDAKESLIMTLMMKKGKKKKYAQFTYLWEENGVEYPITVEHVKKKKKWKITNDKIEATYKIKFGVEEFPHDNLDNTALVNKLNKFLSEQLTTDFNKVIKKLQEAKSDSIGFGQNVRAFHRELWEKGKWQDTFSEMDINVKVEAEITRSGILN; encoded by the coding sequence ATGAGAAAAATAATAGTCGTCGTTTTGGTAAGTCTTCTGCTATCGGGTTGTTGGGATGAAGTATTATATCAAGACTTGACGATGGTACCGCTTGCCGGGATTGAAGGGGAAACCGGAAAAATCACAGTGCATTTCTCATTTCCGTCAGCTGAACAAGAAAAAATCATATACTCAACGACAGAAGGTCATGGTGTATCGTTAAGGGAAGCACGAAATAACGCTTTCATGCATACCGATGAAATGCTCGATATTGCCCAGCTTGAAGTTTTTCTTATTTCTGCTGAAACTGCAAAAGAAGATCTATATAACTATATCGATGTTTTTTACAGGACACCGAGGCATCAATTGAGTGGACGAATGGCAGTCGTTGAAGGAGAGATGAAAGAACTATTTGACAAGGCAGAAACGTTGCCGATTAATGCACCGGATTATTACAAAGGAATTATTGAAACGGCCATAAAATTTTCATATATACCTGATTTCGACTTACAAAGTATTGGAAATACTATGTTTGATAAATCGATTGACTTTGCACTTCCGTCCATTCGGATATCAGAACACACTAAGCTTCCAGAAGTGTCAGGAGTTGCATTGTTCAGCGATAGACAATTTTCAGGTCATTACCTTGATGCAAAAGAGTCACTAATTATGACATTGATGATGAAAAAAGGAAAAAAGAAGAAATACGCTCAGTTTACTTATTTATGGGAAGAGAATGGCGTGGAATATCCAATTACTGTAGAACACGTCAAAAAGAAAAAGAAATGGAAAATAACAAACGATAAAATTGAAGCGACTTATAAAATAAAATTCGGTGTTGAGGAATTTCCACATGATAATTTGGATAATACAGCTTTGGTCAATAAACTTAATAAATTTCTAAGCGAACAGCTAACAACTGATTTTAATAAGGTAATAAAAAAATTGCAAGAAGCAAAGAGCGACTCCATAGGATTCGGACAAAACGTGCGCGCATTTCATCGAGAACTTTGGGAAAAAGGGAAATGGCAAGACACATTTTCAGAAATGGATATTAACGTTAAAGTAGAAGCCGAAATCACTCGATCTGGAATATTAAATTAA
- a CDS encoding GerAB/ArcD/ProY family transporter: protein MNVNFSRTQFFLFLFIAQTGAVFITFQAPLIETAGRDASLLFIGAGILHYAILLFYERYYQRFKLGKITSWLYISYWLYITVSFLSYIDYSLAVWAFPKTPQFVVIGVMVLVSLYANLSKPETSVNISVVLIPMIPVFMFFLLMAWPEFEWTYLVPLGEATTPELFKGMLQTQFTFIGIELFLIFRPFVDKNLKVKGWPLFVYQLIWFSFFFFTLAVCMLYFTLEDFNLIPEPLMYILKSQEVTFVQRLDLFFIYIWMTWSIITVILFSFTALFVHKTHYKAKRKRTVIIFHLLLFLLPFLSLSKEVTEKIQASTIYVHLIFAIFLPVIIILVNRRKTA, encoded by the coding sequence GTGAATGTCAATTTTTCGCGAACTCAGTTTTTCCTTTTCCTTTTCATCGCGCAAACTGGCGCTGTTTTTATTACATTTCAAGCGCCTCTCATTGAAACTGCTGGGAGAGACGCTTCGCTCCTATTTATCGGCGCTGGAATATTACATTATGCAATCCTCCTTTTTTATGAACGCTATTATCAACGGTTTAAACTAGGAAAAATCACTTCATGGCTTTATATCAGTTATTGGCTTTATATTACTGTGTCTTTCCTATCTTATATCGATTATTCACTTGCTGTTTGGGCGTTTCCCAAAACGCCTCAATTCGTCGTCATCGGCGTCATGGTTCTGGTCTCTTTATATGCAAACTTGAGTAAACCGGAAACATCCGTGAATATTAGTGTGGTTTTAATCCCGATGATTCCGGTATTTATGTTCTTTCTGCTAATGGCTTGGCCTGAGTTTGAATGGACTTATCTTGTCCCTTTAGGTGAAGCAACGACACCGGAATTGTTTAAAGGAATGTTGCAAACACAATTTACGTTTATTGGAATCGAATTGTTCTTGATTTTCCGTCCGTTTGTCGACAAAAATTTGAAAGTAAAAGGTTGGCCCTTATTCGTTTATCAACTTATTTGGTTTAGTTTTTTCTTTTTTACATTAGCTGTTTGTATGCTTTATTTCACGCTCGAAGATTTTAACCTTATTCCCGAACCGTTAATGTATATTTTAAAATCTCAAGAAGTCACATTTGTACAAAGATTAGACCTGTTCTTCATCTATATTTGGATGACGTGGAGCATCATTACCGTAATCCTTTTTTCATTTACTGCTTTATTTGTACACAAAACACATTACAAAGCAAAGCGAAAAAGAACGGTTATCATTTTTCATCTATTGCTCTTTCTTCTTCCGTTTCTATCACTATCAAAAGAGGTGACGGAAAAAATACAGGCTTCTACAATCTATGTACATCTAATCTTTGCTATCTTCTTGCCAGTCATCATCATATTAGTGAATAGGAGAAAGACTGCATGA